The Podospora pseudopauciseta strain CBS 411.78 chromosome 2 map unlocalized CBS411.78m_2, whole genome shotgun sequence genome has a window encoding:
- the PDR16 gene encoding Phosphatidylinositol transfer protein (PITP) (COG:I; EggNog:ENOG503NWM0): MAEVLKLPLPFPIAGSQPKPRPSLDAEQQKKYDWLLERVKGWTEIPSTSKAGPPTDSEKFWLTKECLLRYLRATKWNQQEAEKRLLKTLTWRREYGVEDLTADHISPENETGKQILLGYDKEGRPCHYLNPGRQNTEASPRQVQHLVFMVERVIDIMPPGQETLALLINFKQSKSRSNTSPGIGLAREVLDILQNHYPERLGKALIINMPWVVTAFFKLITPFIDPHTREKLAFNEDMSKYVPTEQMWSEFSSGKLAFEYDHSQYWPALQELCNRRREARWQQWVSGGKQIGESEDYLAGATAAAVGSATEKTATVPAVEGKTAEITASEAAPAVPAN, encoded by the coding sequence ATGGCTGAGGTTCTCAAACTACCATTGCCCTTTCCCATTGCTGGCAGCCAGCCCAAACCACGCCCTTCCTTGGACGCCGAGCAGCAAAAGAAGTATGACTGGCTTCTCGAGCGAGTGAAGGGCTGGACAGAGATCCCCTCCACTAGCAAGGCTGGCCCTCCCACCGATAGCGAGAAGTTCTGGCTGACTAAGGAATGCCTGCTTCGCTATCTGAGGGCTACCAAGTGGAATCAGCAGGAAGCCGAGAAGCGTCTGCTCAAGACCCTCACCTGGAGGAGAGAGTATGGAGTGGAGGACTTGACGGCCGACCATATTTCCCCCGAAAACGAGACCGGCAAGCAGATCCTCTTGGGCTACGACAAGGAAGGCCGTCCCTGCCACTACCTCAACCCAGGCCGTCAGAACACCGAGGCCTCCCCTCGTCAGGTCCAACATCTCGTCTTTATGGTGGAGCGCGTTATCGACATCATGCCACCCGGGCAAGAAACCTTGGCGCTCTTGATCAACTTCAAGCAGAGCAAATCCCGGTCCAACACATCACCTGGTATCGGTCTGGCACGCGAGGTCCTCGACATTCTTCAGAATCACTACCCCGAAAGATTGGGCAAGGCGCTTATCATCAACATGCCCTGGGTAGTGACTGCCTTTTTCAAGCTCATCACACCGTTCATCGACCCTCACACACGCGAGAAGCTCGCGTTCAATGAAGACATGAGCAAGTACGTACCGACGGAGCAAATGTGGTCCGAGTTCAGCAGCGGCAAGCTCGCTTTCGAGTACGATCACAGTCAATACTGGCCAGCTCTGCAGGAACTTTGCAACAGAAGACGGGAGGCTAGGTGGCAACAGTGGGTTTCTGGTGGGAAGCAAATTGGCGAGTCGGAGGACTACCTGGCTGGTGCGACTGCGGCTGCAGTTGGCTCTGCGACAGAAAAGACTGCCACTGTACCTGCGGTTGAGGGCAAGACGGCCGAGATCACAGCATCGGAAGCTGCCCCGGCTGTGCCCGCAAACTAG
- a CDS encoding uncharacterized protein (COG:C; EggNog:ENOG503P2H8), whose translation MSTSPPKTTEAWTYTSPSTPRTALTLTTSHPLTFPPSNSSEETLLISVSHAALNPGDIVSLTAMPFFLHSTPSAVPAFDFCGTVLQSHNQARFSPGDNVICFPPLPHMLKTGIGGLQKIVPIPAKYCVRLPQGKKLIDGAGLMLAGCTALLQVRQAGVKKGDRILVVGASGGVGSAAVQIVRDVVGLGGYIAGVCSGRNEGLVRSLGADEVVDYTLHRDLPGYLTERFGGEGRRFDHVIDGYGNQELYKSCAGFLKEGGVYDAASIHYASYRLWDLLGSVVMIGLNILWPRAQWLGGTGRRFKICSLGDPGLEMMELLAGMLGDGKVRVVRDSVWGWREVKEGFDVLMGGHAAGKVVIRVGEGEE comes from the coding sequence ATgtcaacatcacccccaaaaacaaccgAAGCCTGGACTtacacctccccctcaaccccccgcacagccctcaccctcaccacctcccaccctctcaccttccctccctccaacTCATCAGAAGaaaccctcctcatctccgtCTCCCACGCAGCCCTCAACCCAGGCGACATAGTCAGCCTAACCGCCATGCCTTTCTTCCTGcactccaccccctccgccgtCCCAGCCTTTGACTTTTGCGGCACCGTCCTCCAGTCCCACAACCAGGCAAGATTCTCCCCGGGGGACAATGTAATCTGcttcccacccctcccccacatGCTCAAGACAGGAATCGGCGGTCTCCAGAAGATTGTCCCCATCCCGGCAAAATACTGCGTCAGACTCCCCCAAGGAAAGAAACTCATCGACGGGGCGGGGTTGATGCTTGCCGGTTGCACCGCCTTGCTTCAAGTCCGTCAGGCGGGGGTAAAAAAGGGGGATAGAAtccttgttgttggggctagcggtggggttgggagcGCGGCGGTGCAGATTGTTCGTGATGTTGTTGGGCTGGGGGGGTATATCGCTGGTGTTTGCTCTGGTCGGAATGAGGGGTTGGTTAGGTCGCTGGGGGcggatgaggtggtggattaTACGCTTCACAGGGACCTGCCTGGGTATTTAACAGAGAggtttggtggggaggggaggcggtTTGATCATGTTATTGATGGGTATGGGAATCAGGAGTTGTATAAATCTTGTGCTGGGTttttgaaggaggggggggtttaTGATGCGGCTAGTATACACTACGCTTCGTATAGGTTGTGGGATTTGCTggggtcggtggtgatgattggGTTGAATATACTCTGGCCGAGGGCGcagtggttgggggggacggggaggaggttcaaGATTTGTAGTTTGGGTGATCcggggttggagatgatggagttGTTGGCGGGGATGcttggggatgggaaggtgagggtggtgagggatagtgtttgggggtggagggaggtgaaggaagGGTTTGATGTGCTGATGGGGGGGCATGCGGCTGGGAAGGTGGTCATtagggtgggagagggggaggagtga